One Candidatus Methylacidiphilales bacterium DNA window includes the following coding sequences:
- a CDS encoding type I 3-dehydroquinate dehydratase, whose protein sequence is MKASSSAPLASEAQLKYRLRSIHAPLRVACLSAPSTLKRLPHIHKNHKFPVDLIEIRLDFLLKNGLSFDSLTSQLSSILKNTSIPILLTPRHPHEGGQWRWRSHTERMDLAFTLLPYASAIDLELAYLEPLQPLLKSIRKSNVALCLSAHFLKKPLSLSQIQKLTNQFTEARPDLAKIAALARSPHELSILCYPLIHAPKLPWALMATGPQALLTRVTLASLGSKLIYGYLDHPTAPGQPSIYQVNQILKNLAPLFLPPSA, encoded by the coding sequence ATGAAAGCCTCTTCCTCCGCTCCCCTCGCCTCTGAGGCTCAACTCAAATATCGCCTCCGCTCCATTCATGCGCCCCTCCGCGTGGCCTGCCTTTCAGCCCCATCGACTTTGAAACGTCTCCCACACATACATAAAAACCACAAATTTCCAGTGGATCTTATTGAAATTCGCCTCGATTTCTTACTCAAAAACGGACTCTCTTTTGATTCGCTCACCTCTCAACTCTCCTCTATCCTCAAAAACACCTCTATTCCCATACTCCTCACGCCACGACACCCACATGAAGGGGGCCAATGGCGCTGGCGTTCTCACACCGAGCGCATGGATCTTGCATTTACTCTCCTCCCTTACGCAAGCGCTATAGATCTCGAATTAGCCTATCTTGAGCCTCTACAACCCCTTTTGAAAAGCATCCGCAAAAGCAACGTAGCTTTGTGCCTTTCCGCTCACTTCCTTAAAAAGCCCCTATCCCTATCTCAGATTCAGAAACTCACAAATCAGTTCACAGAGGCTCGGCCCGACCTAGCAAAAATCGCAGCTCTAGCCCGTTCCCCTCATGAACTTTCCATCCTCTGCTACCCCCTTATCCATGCCCCGAAGCTACCCTGGGCTCTCATGGCTACAGGCCCACAAGCACTCCTCACACGAGTTACTCTGGCCAGCCTCGGATCAAAACTGATCTACGGCTATCTCGATCACCCCACTGCACCAGGACAACCATCGATTTATCAAGTTAACCAAATCCTAAAAAACCTCGCCCCACTATTCCTACCTCCCTCAGCTTGA
- a CDS encoding LON peptidase substrate-binding domain-containing protein, with the protein MKLPGKIPVMLLADSILFPQAFLPLYIYEEHYRLLLRHALDSHRLFAIALPRRRKPIPYPIGCLGLIRACVDHPDGTSHLVLQGLCRIRFTAFHTHHPYLTANYTLHNTHPCDPHPLLDRLAKDIQETIRHITTHHSEFPSWIAPYIGSLTEHDMLCDIVAHTFIQSLSVKRKIIQEQFLPERLRLVRDALNHLAEHI; encoded by the coding sequence ATGAAACTCCCGGGCAAAATCCCCGTCATGCTACTCGCTGACTCCATCCTCTTCCCCCAAGCGTTTCTTCCCCTTTACATCTACGAAGAACACTATCGGCTCCTCCTACGCCACGCATTGGATTCACATCGCCTCTTCGCCATAGCTCTTCCAAGACGCCGCAAACCGATCCCCTATCCCATCGGATGCCTTGGGCTGATCCGCGCATGCGTAGATCATCCAGACGGCACTTCACATTTAGTCTTGCAAGGCCTTTGTCGAATTCGTTTCACCGCATTTCATACTCACCATCCCTACCTCACTGCAAACTACACTCTCCACAACACCCACCCCTGCGATCCCCATCCACTCTTGGATCGGCTGGCAAAAGATATCCAAGAAACCATACGCCATATCACCACACACCACTCTGAGTTCCCCTCTTGGATCGCTCCATACATCGGCTCTTTAACCGAACACGACATGCTTTGCGACATCGTTGCCCATACCTTCATTCAATCTCTCAGTGTAAAACGAAAAATCATCCAAGAACAATTCCTCCCTGAACGCCTTCGCCTCGTTCGCGACGCCCTCAATCACCTCGCAGAGCACATCTAA
- a CDS encoding secondary thiamine-phosphate synthase enzyme YjbQ, protein MKHYRQELTFHTPTRRALINITPQVAEAVRASQIREGLCLVNAMHITASVFVNDDEPGLHHDFEQWLEKLAPEKPYSQYQHNRTGEDNADAHLKRTLMGRDVTIAITQGKLDLGPWEQIFYGEFDGRRPKRVLIKIIGE, encoded by the coding sequence ATGAAACACTACCGCCAAGAACTCACTTTCCATACGCCCACTCGACGCGCACTGATCAACATCACACCACAAGTCGCAGAAGCCGTTCGCGCCAGTCAAATCCGTGAAGGCCTATGCCTTGTCAATGCCATGCATATCACCGCCTCTGTCTTTGTTAACGATGATGAACCTGGTCTTCATCACGATTTTGAACAATGGCTCGAAAAACTCGCTCCCGAAAAACCCTATAGCCAATACCAACACAACCGCACTGGAGAAGACAACGCTGATGCCCACCTCAAGCGGACCCTCATGGGACGCGACGTCACCATAGCCATCACTCAAGGCAAGCTCGACCTCGGCCCATGGGAACAAATCTTCTATGGTGAATTCGATGGCCGTCGCCCCAAGCGAGTCCTCATCAAAATCATCGGTGAATAA
- a CDS encoding DUF420 domain-containing protein, which translates to MLTDPIFPTLNAALNLLATIFLLGGYLAIRKGRISIHRLCMVSAFIASSIFLASYLYYHFNYPSVPYSKQDWTRPLYFLILISHIILAIVMLPMIFITFYHAFKNNFSKHRALARVTWPIWIYVSFTGVIIYLMLYII; encoded by the coding sequence ATGCTGACCGACCCAATCTTCCCTACCCTCAACGCCGCCTTGAACCTCCTTGCAACCATTTTCCTCCTCGGCGGTTACCTCGCTATTCGCAAAGGCCGAATCTCCATTCATCGACTCTGCATGGTCTCAGCTTTCATCGCATCCTCAATTTTTTTAGCAAGCTACCTCTACTACCATTTTAACTACCCTAGCGTCCCATATTCTAAGCAAGATTGGACAAGACCTCTTTATTTTTTAATCCTGATCTCACACATCATTCTCGCAATCGTAATGCTGCCGATGATTTTCATAACCTTCTATCACGCCTTCAAAAACAACTTCTCCAAACATCGTGCCCTAGCACGTGTCACGTGGCCCATTTGGATTTACGTCTCCTTTACCGGCGTGATCATTTACCTGATGCTATATATTATTTAG
- a CDS encoding SCO family protein: protein MQNHPTSHFLWAFLILALITLVAAFTLKVYKDRSLQTDAPLPIVRILSRFQLLNQDNIPVNETLFHNKISLVAFAFTRCPGPCPAIIQRLEQFQIPFRRARPYVQLVTFTVDPEYDTPEVLKRYSQSLKADPSLWHFLTGAKGEVFRVAEKDFLLPATENPPEAQSEHGAVLHSTRLVLVDNQARIRQYYDAFDPELLPKVLHDVGKLLREANIILPN from the coding sequence ATGCAAAACCATCCTACCTCTCATTTCCTGTGGGCTTTTCTCATATTGGCTCTCATTACACTTGTTGCCGCGTTCACGCTAAAAGTCTACAAGGATCGCTCCCTACAAACCGATGCCCCCCTTCCAATAGTTCGCATCCTCTCACGATTTCAATTACTCAACCAAGACAACATTCCAGTCAATGAAACCCTCTTCCACAATAAGATTTCCCTTGTCGCCTTTGCTTTCACACGTTGCCCTGGCCCATGCCCAGCCATCATTCAACGCCTAGAGCAATTCCAAATCCCTTTCCGCCGCGCACGACCTTACGTTCAACTCGTAACATTTACAGTTGACCCCGAATACGACACCCCAGAAGTCTTAAAACGCTACAGTCAAAGCCTAAAAGCAGACCCATCGCTTTGGCATTTTTTAACTGGTGCAAAAGGTGAAGTCTTCCGTGTAGCCGAAAAAGACTTTCTGCTACCCGCCACAGAAAATCCCCCCGAGGCCCAATCAGAGCACGGTGCAGTTCTCCACAGCACTCGTTTAGTCCTAGTAGATAACCAAGCTCGCATACGCCAATATTATGATGCTTTTGATCCAGAACTCCTACCTAAAGTCCTTCACGACGTCGGCAAACTCCTACGCGAAGCCAACATCATTTTGCCAAATTAA
- a CDS encoding Spy/CpxP family protein refolding chaperone: MRELRLSDVQKLQIKALMRQAREKIRPQCELVRTEREKLRELMEVDQPDPNAIREQTRQLAGYEAELNVVRAEERKKIEAVLTPEQWQCWRSIQEERCARLKEWRLGRDCKWGKK, translated from the coding sequence ATGCGAGAGTTGAGGTTAAGTGACGTCCAAAAACTACAAATCAAAGCCCTCATGCGGCAAGCGCGCGAAAAAATACGTCCACAGTGCGAATTAGTCAGGACTGAGAGGGAGAAGTTGCGCGAGTTGATGGAGGTGGATCAGCCAGATCCGAATGCTATTCGTGAACAGACAAGACAACTGGCTGGGTATGAGGCAGAATTAAACGTAGTGCGTGCAGAAGAGCGTAAAAAAATTGAGGCGGTATTGACGCCTGAGCAGTGGCAGTGTTGGAGAAGCATACAGGAAGAGCGATGCGCGCGTCTTAAGGAGTGGAGGCTTGGCCGAGATTGTAAGTGGGGTAAAAAGTAA